The Persephonella sp. genome includes a window with the following:
- a CDS encoding nucleotidyltransferase domain-containing protein, with product MEDLKQKNIRLTEEEIKAIKETTMEVFGKNSRLWIFGSRVNPELKGGDIDLYIEIPDYKETDVFKKKVKYLVKLEERIGEQKIDLIVAPYNCKEFYCIEAKKTGIRIL from the coding sequence TTGGAAGATTTAAAACAAAAAAATATACGCCTGACAGAAGAAGAGATAAAAGCTATAAAAGAAACAACAATGGAAGTTTTTGGCAAAAACTCAAGGCTATGGATATTCGGAAGCAGAGTAAACCCTGAGCTAAAAGGTGGAGATATTGACCTTTATATTGAAATTCCTGATTATAAAGAAACAGATGTTTTCAAGAAAAAAGTAAAATATCTGGTTAAACTTGAAGAAAGGATAGGAGAACAAAAAATAGATCTGATAGTTGCTCCCTATAACTGTAAGGAATTTTATTGCATAGAGGCAAAAAAGACAGGAATAAGGATATTATGA
- a CDS encoding nucleotidyltransferase domain-containing protein: MSTELKVRLSKEEIKTIKNIIKKYDPEARIILFGSRTQLDKKGGDIDLLIISKKIDYKKRRKISVDLQLALGERKIDIIVTDNPEKTEFTKTAYKYGVEI; encoded by the coding sequence ATGAGTACCGAATTAAAGGTAAGACTTTCAAAAGAAGAGATAAAAACAATTAAGAACATAATAAAAAAATATGATCCAGAAGCAAGAATTATCCTTTTTGGAAGCAGAACACAACTGGACAAAAAAGGTGGAGATATAGATCTTTTGATAATCTCAAAGAAAATTGACTACAAAAAAAGAAGAAAAATATCTGTAGATCTGCAACTGGCATTGGGAGAGCGAAAAATAGATATAATAGTAACAGACAATCCAGAAAAAACAGAGTTTACAAAAACTGCATACAAATACGGAGTTGAGATTTGA
- a CDS encoding nucleotidyltransferase domain-containing protein translates to MKTKELKTIRLTEYELKAIKDTAKEIFGNKAKVWLFGSRVNPKLKGGDIDIYIEIPDMENWLDKKIDYLVKLKQKIGDQKIDLVLKPYNCQEDICIEAKKTGVRLI, encoded by the coding sequence ATGAAAACAAAAGAATTAAAAACTATTCGTCTTACAGAATATGAACTGAAAGCCATAAAAGATACAGCTAAGGAAATTTTTGGAAATAAAGCAAAGGTCTGGCTTTTTGGCTCGCGAGTTAACCCAAAGCTAAAAGGCGGAGATATTGATATCTACATTGAAATCCCTGATATGGAAAACTGGTTAGATAAAAAAATTGATTATTTGGTAAAACTAAAACAAAAAATTGGAGATCAGAAAATAGATCTGGTGTTAAAACCTTACAACTGTCAGGAAGATATATGTATTGAGGCAAAGAAAACAGGGGTAAGGCTGATTTGA
- a CDS encoding Uma2 family endonuclease: MSLEVKEKTKKGRKRVPRELIYEMRYGSPIYYRDYDKVLSGEKTLEEVMGSSKLQAFIIALIIRYLSSKLDRNKYLILTNEAGFQWAPRTWRNLDIAIFNKNKLLKEGINDKYAKTPPEVVIEVDSKADLRKYGDFMNYSREKTQDLLNAGVKKVIWYTTFDKKVMVAEKGKRWFITDWNDTIDIIDDIKLNLDELLKAEGIKE; encoded by the coding sequence ATGAGTTTAGAAGTGAAAGAAAAAACCAAAAAAGGAAGAAAAAGAGTTCCCAGGGAACTTATATATGAGATGAGATACGGTAGTCCAATATATTACAGAGATTATGACAAGGTTTTAAGCGGGGAGAAAACTCTGGAGGAAGTTATGGGGAGCAGTAAATTACAGGCATTTATAATAGCTTTGATAATAAGATACTTATCTTCAAAACTTGACAGGAATAAATATCTGATTCTAACCAACGAAGCAGGCTTTCAATGGGCACCAAGAACATGGAGAAATCTTGACATCGCTATATTTAACAAAAACAAACTCCTTAAAGAAGGGATTAATGATAAATATGCAAAAACTCCTCCAGAGGTTGTAATTGAAGTTGACTCAAAGGCAGATTTAAGGAAATATGGAGACTTCATGAACTATTCACGGGAGAAAACACAGGATTTATTAAATGCCGGAGTTAAAAAGGTCATCTGGTACACAACCTTTGACAAAAAGGTAATGGTAGCAGAAAAAGGTAAAAGATGGTTTATAACAGACTGGAATGATACTATAGACATAATAGATGATATCAAACTAAACCTTGATGAACTTCTAAAAGCAGAAGGGATAAAAGAGTAA